One Amycolatopsis thermophila DNA segment encodes these proteins:
- a CDS encoding Zn-ribbon domain-containing OB-fold protein, producing MAELGVGRPTKRRAGSAVGGLPVADSRPVFAGDAVLGTRCSACRYPSSQRDLPWCPACYAPMVAERFATTGPVWSATVVDIHVGTRKPPFGLAYVDLDDGPRVLVHLAEPAVLGLGSRVRITGTDDGDLVATEVRS from the coding sequence ATGGCCGAGCTGGGTGTGGGACGGCCGACCAAACGGCGGGCCGGGTCCGCGGTCGGAGGCCTGCCGGTCGCCGACTCCCGTCCCGTGTTCGCCGGCGACGCCGTGCTGGGCACGCGCTGCAGCGCGTGCCGGTACCCGTCGTCGCAGCGGGACCTGCCGTGGTGCCCGGCCTGCTACGCGCCGATGGTGGCGGAGCGGTTCGCGACGACCGGTCCGGTGTGGTCGGCGACGGTGGTGGACATCCACGTCGGCACGCGGAAACCCCCGTTCGGGCTGGCCTATGTGGACCTCGACGACGGGCCTCGCGTCCTGGTGCACCTCGCCGAACCCGCCGTGCTCGGACTTGGTTCCCGGGTGCGGATCACCGGGACCGACGACGGTGACCTCGTGGCGACGGAGGTGCGGTCATGA
- a CDS encoding helix-turn-helix transcriptional regulator has translation MTQSTLVDSPASTKTATSPQRRARSPKRTSLHTDDYERAFGVLECCDTAACVVDFKESVVDALREHFALDHVSFFAGATFHNVFGDVTPLTEGKTAKMLPEYQDRWARYDVFGTPAAMRQLVSSGVSSLAELTSQGPLPASAEAYVRHFLISTWGMEAAAALRLELPGGHTALVGMFDPQADKLGVSELSTLRLLSRQLSVICRGLPVSRPQAALGRLSERQRQVVQLVADGFSNAQIAETLSLAEDSVKKYVSRILSATGCQSRMELALLARSSRI, from the coding sequence GTGACCCAGTCCACGTTGGTGGACAGTCCGGCGTCGACGAAGACGGCCACGTCCCCGCAGCGCCGGGCTCGTTCCCCGAAACGAACCAGCCTGCACACCGATGACTACGAACGCGCCTTCGGTGTCCTCGAGTGCTGCGACACCGCCGCGTGCGTGGTGGATTTCAAGGAAAGCGTCGTCGACGCGCTGCGTGAGCACTTCGCGCTCGACCACGTGTCGTTCTTCGCCGGCGCCACGTTCCACAACGTGTTCGGCGACGTCACGCCGCTCACCGAGGGCAAGACGGCGAAGATGCTGCCGGAGTACCAGGACCGGTGGGCCCGCTACGACGTGTTCGGCACACCGGCGGCGATGCGCCAGCTGGTGTCCAGCGGAGTGTCCTCGCTGGCCGAACTGACCTCGCAGGGGCCGCTGCCCGCGTCGGCGGAGGCCTACGTCCGGCATTTCCTGATCTCGACGTGGGGCATGGAAGCCGCGGCCGCGCTGCGCTTGGAACTGCCCGGCGGGCACACCGCACTGGTGGGCATGTTCGACCCCCAGGCGGACAAACTGGGCGTGTCCGAGCTGTCGACGCTGCGATTGCTGAGCAGGCAGTTGTCGGTGATCTGCCGGGGCCTTCCGGTGTCGCGACCGCAGGCCGCGCTGGGGCGGTTGTCCGAGCGGCAGCGGCAGGTCGTGCAGCTCGTGGCGGACGGGTTCTCCAACGCGCAGATCGCCGAAACGCTGTCGCTGGCCGAGGACAGCGTGAAGAAGTACGTGAGCCGGATACTGTCCGCGACCGGGTGCCAGTCGCGGATGGAGCTGGCGTTGCTGGCCCGCTCGTCACGGATCTGA
- a CDS encoding carboxyltransferase, protein MSYLDAAPRNPDGTRRRIEIVDQTLRDGPQSWWGMRLRKDMGLPMAAELDRTGFHTIDLVGSSIFEVLVRHCKEDPWEQLISLSRAMPDTTVRAGTRSNGIVTFGLTADSVMDLWVQRLCAHGIGSFWIYDGLFNTDKIGRLVKTVQAEGAQALPCILYADSPYHTDEYYAARTRELVALGADGIELEDAAGLLTPERTRTLVAAIKQAAGDLPVEIHFHSNNALAPLNYLEGLLAGADRVHTASRPLAAGVSLPSTENTVTNLRYAGFDVDLDESRFAPVEEHLLRVAEYEDLPVAQPAEYSLFQYRHQLPGGMAGTFKAQLRDRGMEERFEEVLDEMSRVREELGYPVMATPFSQLVGTQAVLNVVTGSRYSVVPDEVLIYAHGFYGEPVAPIDENVLDAIMSSPKARSYENWEPPQPSLSELRQRFGNVSDDELILRLLVPENDIDVMRATPQRHRDFAPTSRQVRFIRELVETSVGAYLHIEADDFSLTLEGDH, encoded by the coding sequence ATGAGCTACCTCGATGCCGCACCGCGCAACCCGGACGGCACCCGCCGCCGGATCGAGATCGTCGACCAGACGCTGCGCGACGGACCGCAGAGCTGGTGGGGAATGCGGCTGCGCAAGGACATGGGCCTGCCGATGGCCGCCGAACTGGACCGCACCGGGTTCCACACCATCGACCTCGTCGGCAGCTCCATCTTCGAAGTCCTCGTGCGACACTGCAAAGAGGACCCCTGGGAACAGCTGATCTCGCTGTCGCGCGCGATGCCGGACACCACCGTGCGCGCCGGCACGCGCAGCAACGGCATCGTCACCTTCGGGCTGACCGCCGACAGCGTCATGGACCTGTGGGTGCAGCGCCTGTGCGCGCACGGCATCGGCAGCTTCTGGATCTACGACGGACTGTTCAACACCGACAAGATCGGACGCCTGGTCAAGACCGTGCAGGCCGAAGGCGCGCAGGCGTTGCCCTGCATCCTCTACGCCGACAGCCCGTACCACACCGACGAGTACTACGCCGCCCGCACGCGCGAGCTGGTCGCGCTCGGCGCCGACGGCATCGAGCTGGAGGACGCAGCCGGGCTGCTCACTCCGGAGCGCACCCGCACGCTCGTCGCCGCCATCAAGCAGGCGGCCGGTGACCTGCCGGTGGAGATCCACTTCCACAGCAACAACGCGCTCGCCCCGCTGAACTACCTCGAAGGCCTGCTCGCCGGTGCCGACCGGGTGCACACGGCCAGCCGCCCGCTCGCCGCCGGCGTTTCGTTGCCCTCCACGGAGAACACCGTCACCAACCTGCGCTACGCCGGGTTCGACGTCGACCTCGACGAGTCGCGGTTCGCGCCGGTCGAGGAACACCTGCTGCGCGTCGCCGAGTACGAGGACCTGCCGGTGGCGCAGCCGGCCGAGTACTCGCTGTTCCAGTACCGCCACCAGCTGCCCGGCGGCATGGCCGGCACGTTCAAGGCACAGCTACGTGACCGTGGCATGGAGGAGCGCTTCGAAGAGGTGCTCGACGAGATGTCCCGGGTCCGCGAAGAACTCGGCTACCCGGTGATGGCCACGCCGTTCTCCCAGCTGGTCGGCACGCAGGCCGTGCTCAACGTCGTGACCGGGTCGCGCTACTCGGTCGTGCCGGACGAGGTGCTGATCTACGCGCACGGGTTCTACGGCGAACCGGTCGCGCCGATCGACGAGAACGTGCTGGACGCGATCATGTCCTCGCCCAAAGCCCGCAGCTACGAGAACTGGGAACCGCCGCAACCCAGCCTGTCCGAACTGCGGCAGCGTTTCGGCAACGTCAGCGACGACGAACTGATCCTGCGGCTACTGGTGCCGGAGAACGACATCGACGTCATGCGCGCCACGCCGCAGCGCCACCGCGACTTCGCCCCGACGAGCAGGCAGGTTCGGTTCATCCGCGAGTTGGTCGAAACCTCGGTGGGCGCCTACCTGCACATCGAGGCCGACGACTTCTCGCTCACCCTGGAAGGGGACCACTGA
- a CDS encoding acetyl-CoA carboxylase biotin carboxylase subunit, producing the protein MGSPLRRVLVANRGEIAVRVIRTCRELGIETVVVTSTVDRDGLAARLADRAVCIGPAPATASYLAIPSVLSAALGTGCDAVHPGYGFLSENPDFAAACVAEGLTFVGPRPEAVAGAGDKARARELARSVGIPVLSGSPVLDSAEDAARSAAGLGYPVLVKAAAGGGGRGMSVVENEIELRQRWPSAAAEAQSAFGDGRLYVERFIRRARHIEVQVLGDKHGTVIHLGERDCTLQRRHQKVVEESPAPNLPEAVREDIRRSGVRFGEALGLDSAGTVEFIYDADTGDYAFLEFNARIQVEHPVTEMVTGVDLVAEQLRGAAGEPLRLAQDDITVTGHAIEVRLTTEDPARGFIPNPGTVRIWKPPAGEGIRVDTHCEPGYVVTPFYDSLLAKVIAHGPDRDTAADRMVAALGDLRVSGVPTTAGFAAAALDHPDFRAGAVTTDWIGRRGLPDYLEKSA; encoded by the coding sequence ATGGGTAGCCCGCTGCGCCGGGTGCTCGTCGCCAACCGCGGCGAGATCGCCGTGCGCGTGATCCGGACCTGCCGCGAACTCGGCATCGAGACCGTCGTCGTGACGTCAACAGTGGACCGGGACGGGCTCGCCGCGCGGCTGGCCGACCGGGCCGTGTGCATCGGCCCGGCCCCGGCCACCGCGAGCTACCTCGCGATCCCGTCGGTGCTCAGCGCCGCGCTGGGCACCGGCTGCGACGCCGTCCACCCCGGATACGGGTTTCTGTCGGAGAACCCCGACTTCGCCGCCGCGTGCGTCGCTGAAGGGCTCACCTTCGTCGGGCCACGGCCGGAAGCCGTGGCCGGGGCCGGGGACAAGGCCCGCGCGCGTGAGCTGGCGCGTTCGGTGGGCATCCCCGTCCTGTCCGGTTCACCGGTGCTCGACTCGGCCGAGGACGCCGCCCGCTCCGCCGCCGGACTCGGGTATCCGGTGCTGGTCAAGGCCGCCGCCGGGGGTGGCGGGCGCGGGATGTCGGTGGTGGAGAACGAGATCGAGCTGCGGCAGCGCTGGCCCTCGGCCGCGGCCGAAGCCCAGTCGGCCTTCGGCGACGGGCGGCTGTACGTGGAGCGGTTCATCCGCCGCGCCCGGCACATCGAGGTGCAGGTGCTCGGCGACAAGCACGGCACCGTCATCCACCTCGGCGAACGTGACTGCACCCTGCAGCGGCGCCACCAGAAGGTGGTGGAGGAGTCCCCGGCGCCGAACCTGCCCGAGGCCGTGCGCGAGGACATCCGCCGCAGCGGGGTGCGTTTCGGCGAAGCCCTCGGACTGGACAGCGCCGGCACGGTCGAGTTCATCTACGACGCCGACACCGGCGACTACGCCTTCCTCGAGTTCAACGCCCGCATCCAGGTCGAGCACCCGGTCACCGAAATGGTCACCGGCGTGGACCTCGTCGCCGAGCAGTTGCGCGGTGCCGCGGGCGAACCGCTGCGGCTGGCCCAGGACGACATCACGGTCACCGGCCACGCGATCGAGGTGCGGCTGACCACCGAGGACCCGGCACGCGGGTTCATCCCCAACCCGGGCACGGTGCGGATCTGGAAACCGCCCGCGGGGGAGGGGATCCGGGTCGACACCCACTGCGAGCCCGGCTACGTGGTCACCCCGTTCTACGACTCGCTGCTGGCCAAGGTGATCGCCCACGGCCCGGACCGCGACACCGCCGCCGACCGGATGGTCGCCGCCCTCGGCGACCTGCGGGTCTCCGGCGTGCCCACCACTGCCGGGTTCGCCGCGGCCGCCCTCGACCACCCCGACTTCCGCGCCGGCGCCGTCACGACCGACTGGATCGGCCGGCGCGGCCTGCCCGACTACCTGGAGAAGAGCGCATGA
- a CDS encoding thiolase family protein: MTEAMLWGVGTSAYGRFPERRVEALAWEAVAEAVRDAGISPGEIDAIVVGSVFGPPGVATRVQRGLGIPGVPMWTVENACASGTSAYHEAVEAVRLGRFGCVLVLGVEQMSTLFSGAIVPEATDPEGASSLPLPGLYALQAQRYAGEFGVTPEQLAAVAVKNKRNGLDNPRAQLRASAPTVEEVLASRMIARPLTFLQCCPTSDGAGAAIVGGARGKRRDLRIETSAMVSGALWDHRSEDVWGYASVARAAERAFAQAGRTPAEIDVLEVHDAFTIGEIITLEALGLASRGKGAELAPSGHTARDGAQPVNPSGGLLSRGHPLGATGMAQLAEITWQLRGEAGARQVARHRVGLVETMGGGAAGMDGNACVVTILARQT; the protein is encoded by the coding sequence ATGACCGAGGCGATGCTGTGGGGCGTGGGCACGTCGGCTTACGGCCGGTTCCCCGAGCGCCGCGTGGAGGCACTCGCGTGGGAGGCCGTCGCCGAAGCGGTGCGCGACGCGGGGATCTCGCCGGGGGAGATCGACGCGATCGTGGTCGGGTCGGTGTTCGGTCCGCCCGGTGTGGCCACCCGGGTCCAGCGGGGCCTCGGCATTCCCGGCGTTCCGATGTGGACCGTCGAAAACGCCTGCGCCAGCGGGACGAGCGCCTACCACGAGGCGGTCGAGGCAGTCCGGCTGGGCCGGTTCGGGTGTGTGCTGGTGCTGGGTGTGGAGCAGATGTCGACGCTGTTCTCCGGAGCGATCGTGCCCGAGGCGACCGATCCGGAGGGTGCTTCCTCGCTGCCGCTGCCCGGCCTGTATGCGTTGCAGGCGCAGCGTTACGCCGGCGAGTTCGGCGTGACGCCGGAGCAGCTCGCGGCGGTCGCGGTGAAGAACAAGCGCAACGGGCTGGACAATCCGCGCGCCCAGCTGCGGGCGTCCGCCCCGACGGTCGAGGAGGTGCTGGCGTCGCGGATGATCGCGCGGCCGCTGACGTTCCTGCAATGCTGTCCCACCAGCGACGGCGCTGGCGCGGCGATCGTGGGCGGTGCGCGGGGGAAACGGCGCGACCTGCGGATCGAGACCTCGGCGATGGTGTCCGGTGCGCTGTGGGACCACCGCAGCGAGGACGTGTGGGGCTACGCGAGCGTCGCCCGCGCCGCGGAGCGCGCGTTCGCGCAGGCCGGCCGCACGCCCGCCGAGATCGACGTGCTCGAGGTGCACGACGCGTTCACCATCGGTGAGATCATCACGCTGGAAGCCCTCGGGCTCGCGTCACGCGGTAAGGGCGCGGAGCTGGCGCCCTCGGGACACACCGCCCGCGACGGCGCGCAGCCGGTCAACCCGAGTGGTGGTCTGCTGTCGCGTGGGCATCCCCTGGGCGCGACCGGCATGGCGCAGCTGGCCGAGATCACGTGGCAGCTGCGTGGCGAGGCCGGGGCCCGTCAGGTCGCACGGCACCGGGTCGGCCTGGTCGAGACGATGGGCGGGGGAGCGGCGGGCATGGACGGCAACGCCTGTGTCGTCACGATCCTGGCGCGGCAGACGTGA
- a CDS encoding PEP-utilizing enzyme, producing the protein MLPLPGRFNGAVRALAAQRFAATGARWKDVVFERQFDLFSLADARAVEQEALDDGYRFDFSATVSLESEPDKYKRPERETPAFTDGGTNADGRRQVGVGDNVIRKSATVTGPVALISRIEQVMGYLADGIPEGTIAVIDDSGGTLTAPIIEGFAGVICLGGTVRSHLGILAREYDVPTLMNCKIDTLSDGDVVELEVTAAPPAADAYETGDTGHARIWLVGNEG; encoded by the coding sequence ATGCTGCCGTTACCGGGACGGTTCAACGGTGCCGTGCGGGCACTGGCCGCGCAGCGTTTCGCGGCGACCGGCGCGCGGTGGAAGGACGTGGTGTTCGAGCGGCAGTTCGACCTGTTCTCCCTCGCCGACGCGCGGGCGGTCGAGCAGGAAGCGCTCGACGACGGCTACCGGTTCGACTTCTCCGCGACGGTGTCCCTGGAGTCCGAGCCGGACAAGTACAAGCGCCCCGAGCGTGAGACGCCCGCCTTCACCGACGGCGGCACCAACGCCGACGGCCGCAGGCAGGTCGGCGTCGGCGACAACGTCATCCGCAAGTCGGCGACCGTCACCGGCCCGGTCGCGCTGATCTCCAGGATCGAACAGGTGATGGGCTACCTCGCCGACGGCATCCCCGAAGGCACCATCGCCGTGATCGACGATTCCGGCGGCACCCTGACCGCGCCGATCATCGAGGGCTTCGCCGGCGTCATCTGCCTCGGCGGCACCGTCCGGTCCCACCTGGGGATCCTGGCCCGCGAGTACGACGTGCCGACCCTGATGAACTGCAAGATCGACACCCTCAGCGACGGCGACGTCGTCGAGCTGGAGGTGACCGCGGCACCCCCCGCGGCCGACGCGTACGAGACCGGCGACACCGGGCACGCCCGGATCTGGCTGGTCGGGAACGAGGGCTGA
- a CDS encoding pyruvate, phosphate dikinase, with protein sequence MTATTGFRWLVVPEADMPEPSRELVGGKAWSLWRMRSLGLRVPPAFVVTTKACAAYFEGDDLPEGLAGELTAGIRHLEDQLGRTFGGTERPLLVSVRSGAAISMPGMMDTILDLGCNDEVERALAAESGDPEFAAEVHRRFTGFYGRLVLGCTEDLEDLPDTAAVRAAIAEDVGEAVPADPWEQLRAAVAAVFRSSRSRRAMAYRKHYGMPEDLGTAVTIQAMVFGNLDDDSGTGVLFSRNPVDGTREPYGEYLPRGQGEDVVSGRVTPKPLAHLAQRWPRVHAELLAAAECLDREGRDAQDIEFTVQRGELFLLQSRPAKRTARAAVRIAVELVDEGVLDPAEALTRVTAEQVRTLLRPEIAPGAAEGAKLLASGVGASPGVASGVVVDTPEAAQAHPGCVLVRKSTSPDDVHGMIAAAAVVTEQGGATSHAAVVSRALDTPCVVGCGAGTVDALVGRTVTVDATAGRVYAGELATSAVDEREDPDLRRLTAWAEAASPVQVRPDGAVEPVFDGDQAGVGEALPVIPAGTKTVRGAVFCAPDGVQAALDAGVEVILTAHQLPVLLAAIAHHRRTS encoded by the coding sequence ATGACCGCCACGACGGGATTCCGCTGGCTGGTCGTCCCCGAGGCGGACATGCCCGAGCCGAGCCGGGAACTGGTCGGCGGCAAGGCGTGGAGCCTGTGGCGGATGCGTTCCCTCGGCCTGCGCGTGCCACCCGCGTTCGTCGTCACCACCAAGGCGTGCGCGGCCTACTTCGAGGGCGACGACCTGCCCGAGGGCCTGGCCGGTGAGCTGACCGCCGGCATCCGGCACCTCGAGGACCAGCTGGGCCGCACCTTCGGCGGCACCGAGCGCCCGCTGCTGGTCTCGGTCCGCTCCGGCGCGGCGATCAGCATGCCCGGGATGATGGACACCATCCTCGACCTCGGCTGCAACGACGAGGTCGAGCGCGCGCTGGCCGCCGAATCCGGCGACCCGGAGTTCGCCGCCGAGGTGCACCGCCGCTTCACCGGGTTCTACGGGCGGCTCGTGCTCGGCTGCACCGAGGACCTGGAGGACCTGCCCGACACCGCCGCCGTGCGCGCCGCGATCGCCGAGGATGTCGGTGAAGCCGTGCCCGCCGACCCGTGGGAGCAGCTGCGGGCCGCGGTGGCCGCCGTGTTCCGCTCCAGCCGGTCTCGGCGGGCCATGGCCTACCGCAAGCACTACGGCATGCCGGAGGACCTCGGTACCGCGGTCACGATCCAGGCGATGGTGTTCGGCAACCTCGACGACGACTCCGGCACCGGGGTGCTGTTCAGCCGCAACCCCGTCGACGGCACGCGCGAGCCCTACGGCGAGTACCTGCCGCGCGGGCAGGGCGAGGACGTCGTGTCCGGCCGCGTCACGCCGAAACCGCTGGCGCACCTGGCGCAGCGCTGGCCGCGGGTGCACGCCGAGCTGCTCGCCGCCGCGGAGTGCCTTGACCGCGAGGGCCGCGACGCGCAGGACATCGAGTTCACCGTGCAACGCGGTGAGCTGTTCCTGCTGCAGTCCCGCCCGGCCAAGCGGACGGCGCGCGCCGCGGTGCGCATCGCCGTCGAACTGGTCGACGAGGGCGTGCTCGATCCGGCCGAGGCGCTGACCAGGGTGACCGCGGAGCAGGTCCGCACCCTGCTGCGGCCGGAGATCGCGCCCGGCGCGGCCGAGGGTGCGAAGTTGCTGGCGAGCGGGGTCGGGGCCAGTCCCGGCGTGGCCTCCGGCGTCGTCGTGGACACGCCGGAGGCGGCGCAGGCCCACCCCGGCTGCGTGCTGGTGCGCAAGTCCACCAGCCCGGACGACGTGCACGGCATGATCGCCGCCGCGGCCGTGGTCACCGAGCAGGGCGGCGCGACCTCGCACGCGGCGGTGGTCAGCCGCGCACTGGACACCCCGTGCGTGGTCGGGTGCGGCGCGGGCACCGTGGACGCGCTGGTCGGTCGCACCGTGACGGTCGACGCGACCGCGGGCCGGGTCTACGCGGGCGAGCTGGCGACCTCGGCGGTCGACGAGCGCGAGGACCCCGATCTGCGACGGCTCACCGCGTGGGCCGAAGCCGCATCGCCGGTCCAGGTGCGGCCGGACGGCGCCGTCGAACCGGTCTTCGACGGCGACCAGGCCGGGGTCGGCGAAGCGCTGCCCGTCATTCCGGCCGGTACGAAAACCGTGCGCGGGGCGGTGTTCTGCGCTCCCGACGGGGTCCAGGCCGCGCTCGACGCCGGTGTCGAGGTGATCCTCACGGCCCACCAGCTGCCGGTCCTGCTCGCCGCCATCGCCCACCACAGGAGGACGTCATGA
- a CDS encoding acetyl-CoA carboxylase biotin carboxyl carrier protein encodes MTTPEKVTHREVREILRTFHESGWAAMTLELDGMRISVGKDGPPAAAAPGAAAVATPPPAPPVPAAPTAAAPPPPAPAAAVDTTGCVEVRSPAVGAFWVSPSPGEPPFVQVGQQVEANDQLAIVEVMKLMNPVVAPQAGEIVRVCATNAELVEFDQVLFLLRPNDG; translated from the coding sequence ATGACCACGCCCGAAAAGGTCACCCACCGCGAGGTCCGGGAGATCCTGCGGACCTTCCACGAGTCCGGCTGGGCCGCGATGACCCTGGAACTGGACGGCATGCGCATCAGCGTCGGCAAGGACGGCCCACCGGCGGCGGCCGCGCCGGGCGCGGCTGCGGTGGCCACCCCTCCGCCTGCCCCGCCCGTGCCCGCTGCCCCCACTGCTGCCGCCCCGCCACCGCCGGCCCCGGCCGCCGCGGTCGACACCACCGGATGCGTCGAGGTGCGCTCACCCGCCGTCGGGGCGTTCTGGGTGTCCCCGAGCCCGGGGGAACCACCGTTCGTCCAGGTCGGCCAGCAGGTCGAGGCGAACGACCAGCTCGCAATCGTCGAGGTCATGAAGCTGATGAACCCCGTCGTCGCGCCCCAAGCGGGCGAGATCGTGCGGGTGTGCGCCACCAACGCCGAACTCGTCGAGTTCGACCAGGTGCTGTTCCTCCTCAGGCCGAACGATGGGTAG
- a CDS encoding AMP-binding protein translates to MQIGDLIRRAGRQFGAAPALIDGDRVVSFAEFDELTDRLGNALLARGLEAGDRVAVLMPNGIDGVVVYYALAKSGLVRVPLNSRETAHELAYKIEDSQARALIHAGEAPAPVEVMITAAALPELIASAPADPCDVRRDQDAPLRLAYTGGTTGKPKAVVLTTRSELAEVANFLVDLLPNLHPGSVMLHAAPITHGSGAFFLPHLVKGAPNVILPKYSPAAFLEAARKYRATSTFMVPTMIAMLLEDPATATADLALERLCYGGAPIATTVLRRGIDTLGPVFTQLYGQAEAPLAITCLQPWEHTPDRLAAAGKPYTFVEVQVRDADGKVLGPGEVGEVLTRGPHTMSRYWRRPEATADTIEPDGWLHTGDIGRWDDEGYLHLLDRRHDVIISGGFNVYPREVEDALLGHPAVVAAAVVGLPDEKWGERVAAAVVTRSAADPDDLIAFCADRLAGFKRPRAVEIWPDLPTSPVGKSLRREVRDRMVAARS, encoded by the coding sequence GTGCAGATCGGTGACCTGATCCGCCGGGCCGGCCGCCAGTTCGGGGCCGCGCCCGCCCTCATCGACGGCGACCGGGTGGTGAGCTTCGCCGAGTTCGACGAGCTCACCGACCGCCTGGGCAACGCCCTACTCGCCCGGGGCCTGGAAGCGGGGGACCGGGTCGCCGTGCTCATGCCCAACGGCATCGACGGCGTGGTCGTCTACTACGCGCTGGCCAAGTCCGGGCTCGTGCGGGTGCCGCTCAACAGCCGTGAGACCGCACACGAACTCGCCTACAAGATCGAGGACTCGCAAGCCCGCGCGCTGATCCACGCCGGCGAGGCGCCCGCGCCCGTGGAGGTGATGATCACGGCGGCGGCACTGCCGGAGCTGATCGCCTCCGCCCCGGCCGACCCCTGCGACGTGCGCCGCGACCAGGACGCGCCGCTGCGGCTGGCCTACACCGGCGGCACCACCGGCAAACCCAAGGCCGTCGTGCTCACCACCCGCAGCGAACTGGCCGAGGTCGCGAACTTCCTGGTCGACCTGCTGCCGAACCTGCACCCGGGCTCGGTCATGCTGCACGCCGCCCCGATCACCCACGGCAGCGGCGCGTTCTTCCTGCCGCACCTGGTCAAGGGTGCGCCGAACGTGATCCTGCCGAAGTACTCACCCGCGGCGTTCCTCGAGGCTGCGAGAAAGTACCGCGCGACCTCGACGTTCATGGTGCCCACCATGATCGCGATGCTGCTGGAGGACCCGGCGACCGCCACGGCGGACCTGGCGCTGGAACGGCTCTGCTACGGCGGCGCCCCGATCGCGACCACCGTGCTGCGGCGGGGGATCGACACGCTCGGCCCGGTGTTCACCCAGCTCTACGGGCAGGCCGAGGCGCCGCTGGCGATCACCTGCCTGCAGCCGTGGGAACACACGCCGGACCGGCTCGCCGCCGCCGGCAAGCCGTACACGTTCGTCGAGGTTCAGGTGCGCGACGCCGACGGCAAGGTCCTCGGGCCGGGTGAGGTCGGCGAGGTGCTGACCCGCGGGCCGCACACGATGAGCCGCTACTGGCGGCGCCCCGAGGCCACCGCCGACACGATCGAGCCGGACGGCTGGCTGCACACCGGCGACATCGGCCGCTGGGACGACGAGGGCTACCTGCACCTGCTCGACCGGCGGCACGACGTGATCATCAGCGGCGGGTTCAACGTCTACCCGCGCGAGGTCGAGGACGCCCTCCTGGGTCACCCCGCCGTCGTGGCGGCCGCCGTCGTCGGCCTGCCGGACGAGAAGTGGGGCGAGCGGGTAGCCGCCGCGGTCGTCACCCGCAGTGCGGCCGATCCCGACGACCTCATCGCCTTCTGCGCCGACCGGCTCGCCGGGTTCAAACGGCCCCGCGCCGTGGAGATCTGGCCCGACCTGCCCACCAGCCCGGTCGGCAAGTCCCTGCGCCGCGAGGTGCGCGACCGCATGGTCGCCGCGCGGAGCTGA